The stretch of DNA CATACACCGTCGCGTCCACCGTGCTCGGCCGCTCCCCCAGGAAGAAGGCCTTGGCGCCCAGGAAGTCCGAGACCGCCCCAAGGTCCTCCCTTCCAATCCGGTAGACCTCCTCGGGCGTGTGCCGACCCAGGCCCTGGCCCTGGAGTTGATCCACCAGCAGCTTGCGGTACGCGTCCGCGGCAGGCACCCGCTGCTCCTCGGGCAGGAAGTGCAACCGCTCCGCGAGCACCTCCCGGTACGGAGGCCAGTTGCGCTCATCCTTGTACCGCTCGTGGATGATGACCCAGTAGAAGTTCTCCTTGAGCATGCGCCGGAACGCCACCGTGATGGCGCGCTGCTCGGCCGTCAGCCCCGCGTCCGGATCCACCCCGCGCGTGGCCTTCAGGTGCTCGATGATGAAGGTCGAGTCTCCGAGGAGCGTGCCGTCCTCCTCGATGACATAGGGGATCTTCCCCTTGGGCGCCTGCGTCATGTCCAGCGGGGCCACCGTGTACGGCACCCCCGCCATGCGCAGCCACGTCTCGAGCTTCATGCACGCGGGACTGATGTTGGGCAGCCCCCAGGCACCCTCGATCTGTACCAGACGGAGCATTGCTTCCTCCCACGGCGAGCTTCCCGGGAGGATAGCCGGAAGCCCTTACCCCGCGCGACGCCGGACTGAACGGCGGACCGCGTCCAACCACCGGCCATGCACCCGCGCCGCGCGCGCTCGCGCCAGGATG from Hyalangium ruber encodes:
- a CDS encoding glutathione S-transferase family protein → MLRLVQIEGAWGLPNISPACMKLETWLRMAGVPYTVAPLDMTQAPKGKIPYVIEEDGTLLGDSTFIIEHLKATRGVDPDAGLTAEQRAITVAFRRMLKENFYWVIIHERYKDERNWPPYREVLAERLHFLPEEQRVPAADAYRKLLVDQLQGQGLGRHTPEEVYRIGREDLGAVSDFLGAKAFFLGERPSTVDATVYAYVSSMIDMGLPSPVKDFGRSRENLVRYCQRMRERYFPELAAAARR